The proteins below come from a single Parageobacillus toebii NBRC 107807 genomic window:
- a CDS encoding DEAD/DEAH box helicase, with product MMDIEMDETWKEEFIERIEKDGPWASWEMYQLALEAAAHLSVPEFDGLQAPKHLPHLTPLPHQLEVARQVVENMNGKAILADEVGLGKTIEAGLILKEYMIRGLVKKVLILVPASLVSQWVKELNEKFFIPAVQQKKSYVWEQCDVVVSSIDTAKKSPHREIIYKQQYDMVIIDEAHKLKNNKTKNYEFVQNLKKKFCLLLTATPIQNRIEEIFNLVSLLKPGHLGNAEYFAKTYGKTRSLQTNEHLRALINKVMIRNRRVDTGIEWSKRHVKTVLIEFTKEERELYEAVQALKYDGSLLFGNQFSLITMLREACSSREALFLTVKNMMDKYEGEVPDSFHKLMEKINAVTTNSKAEKALQLIQSINDKVIIFTEYRATQLYLQWFLKQHGISSVPFRGGFKRGKKDWMKELFKNHAQVFIATEAGGEGINLQFCRHVINYDLPWNPMRLEQRIGRVHRLGQTNDVHIYNFAVKNTVEEHILTLLYEKIRLFERVVGQLDDILAKMNFANLEHYLQDALLNSRSEGEMKIKMENITAMIELADQLTKGGEQYAAT from the coding sequence ATGATGGACATCGAGATGGATGAAACGTGGAAGGAAGAATTTATCGAACGAATCGAAAAGGACGGGCCTTGGGCGAGCTGGGAAATGTATCAATTAGCGCTCGAGGCTGCTGCGCATTTAAGCGTACCTGAGTTTGACGGTCTGCAAGCGCCAAAACATTTGCCACACTTGACTCCGCTTCCTCATCAGCTTGAAGTTGCAAGGCAAGTCGTCGAAAACATGAATGGAAAAGCGATTCTTGCCGATGAAGTCGGTCTTGGAAAAACCATTGAAGCAGGCCTTATTTTAAAAGAATATATGATCCGCGGGTTGGTAAAAAAAGTGCTGATTCTTGTCCCTGCCTCTCTTGTATCGCAATGGGTAAAGGAGCTAAACGAAAAGTTTTTTATTCCTGCCGTGCAACAGAAAAAAAGCTATGTGTGGGAACAATGCGATGTCGTCGTATCCTCGATCGACACGGCAAAAAAAAGCCCGCATCGGGAAATTATTTACAAACAGCAATACGACATGGTCATCATTGATGAAGCGCACAAGCTGAAAAACAATAAAACAAAAAACTATGAGTTTGTTCAAAATTTAAAAAAGAAGTTTTGCTTGCTCCTAACAGCGACGCCGATTCAAAACCGGATTGAAGAAATTTTTAACCTCGTTTCCCTACTAAAGCCCGGTCATTTAGGAAACGCAGAATATTTTGCAAAAACGTACGGAAAAACGCGCTCTTTACAAACAAATGAACATTTAAGAGCACTTATTAATAAAGTCATGATTCGCAACCGCCGCGTTGACACTGGCATTGAATGGTCCAAACGCCACGTAAAAACCGTGCTTATTGAGTTTACGAAAGAGGAACGAGAATTGTATGAGGCGGTACAAGCGTTAAAATATGATGGATCACTGTTATTTGGCAATCAATTTTCACTTATCACCATGCTGCGGGAAGCGTGCAGCAGCCGCGAAGCGCTATTTCTCACCGTAAAAAACATGATGGACAAGTACGAAGGAGAGGTTCCAGATTCTTTCCACAAACTAATGGAAAAAATAAATGCCGTTACAACCAATTCGAAGGCAGAAAAAGCGTTGCAGCTTATTCAATCCATTAATGACAAAGTCATTATTTTTACCGAATACCGGGCGACACAGCTGTATTTGCAATGGTTTTTAAAGCAGCACGGCATCTCTTCCGTCCCGTTCCGCGGCGGATTTAAACGTGGAAAAAAAGATTGGATGAAAGAGTTATTTAAAAATCATGCGCAAGTTTTTATCGCAACAGAAGCGGGCGGAGAAGGAATTAACTTACAATTTTGCCGCCATGTCATCAACTATGACCTGCCTTGGAACCCAATGCGGCTCGAACAGCGAATTGGACGCGTTCACCGGCTCGGTCAAACAAACGATGTGCACATTTACAATTTCGCTGTAAAAAATACAGTGGAAGAACATATTTTAACGCTGTTATATGAAAAAATTCGTCTATTTGAACGGGTAGTTGGCCAATTGGATGACATTTTGGCAAAAATGAACTTTGCGAATTTGGAGCATTATTTGCAAGACGCACTCTTGAACTCTCGAAGCGAAGGAGAAATGAAAATTAAAATGGAGAATATTACCGCAATGATTGAGCTAGCAGACCAGCTCACTAAAGGAGGGGAACAATATGCAGCAACATGA